In Saccharomyces eubayanus strain FM1318 chromosome XIII, whole genome shotgun sequence, one DNA window encodes the following:
- the DSK2 gene encoding ubiquitin domain-containing protein DSK2, with protein MSLNVHVKSGQDKWEVSVAPESTVLQFKEAISEANGIPVANQRLIYSGKILKDDQTVESYHIQDGHSVHLVKSQPRPQAGAATGTGAGADAGASANASVSATPNMSSGQSAGFNPLADLTSARYAGYLNMPSADMFGPDGGALNNDSNNQDELLRMMDNPIFQSQMNEMLSNPQMLDFMIQSNPQLQAMGPQARQMLQSPMFRQMLTNPDMIRQSMQFARMMDPNAGTGSAGGAASAFPAPGGDAPEEAADTNAAPSSNAGANAAANPFASLLNPALNPFANAGNSAAATGMPAFDPALLASMFQPQQAAAQAPQPEDTRPPEERYEHQLRQLNDMGFFDFDRNVAALRRSGGSVQGALDSLLNGDV; from the coding sequence ATGTCGTTGAATGTACATGTAAAGTCTGGACAAGACAAGTGGGAAGTGAGCGTGGCGCCCGAGAGCACAGTGTTGCAGTTCAAGGAGGCAATAAGCGAGGCGAACGGGATCCCGGTGGCAAATCAGAGACTGATCTACTCCgggaaaattttgaaggaCGACCAGACCGTCGAGTCGTACCATATTCAGGACGGACATAGCGTCCACCTGGTTAAGTCGCAGCCCAGGCCACAGGCTGGCGCTGCAACGGGTACAGGTGCAGGTGCAGACGCAGGTGCAAGCGCAAACGCAAGTGTAAGTGCTACTCCGAATATGTCATCGGGACAGAGTGCAGGTTTCAATCCATTGGCCGACTTGACCAGTGCGAGGTACGCTGGCTACTTGAACATGCCCTCTGCTGACATGTTTGGCCCGGACGGCGGTGCGTTGAACAACGACTCCAACAATCAGGACGAGCTCTTGAGGATGATGGACAATCCGATCTTCCAGTCGCAGATGAATGAAATGCTGAGCAACCCGCAGATGCTGGACTTCATGATTCAGTCCAATCCGCAATTGCAGGCCATGGGCCCACAGGCTAGACAGATGCTGCAGAGCCCTATGTTCAGGCAGATGCTCACCAACCCAGACATGATCAGACAGAGCATGCAGTTTGCCAGAATGATGGACCCTAACGCTGGCACTGGCTCCGCCGGCGGCGCAGCCTCTGCGTTCCCTGCCCCCGGTGGGGACGCTCCAGAGGAGGCCGCCGACACGAACGCTGCTCCATCGTCTAACGCAGGGGCCAACGCCGCAGCAAACCCATTTGCGTCCCTGCTCAACCCTGCATTGAATCCTTTCGCCAACGCAGGCAACTCTGCGGCGGCCACAGGGATGCCCGCCTTCGACCCTGCGTTACTAGCGTCCATGTTCCAACCACAGCAAGCCGCTGCACAAGCGCCCCAGCCAGAGGATACAAGACCACCAGAGGAGCGCTACGAGCACCAATTGAGACAATTGAATGACATGGGCTTCTTCGACTTCGATAGAAACGTCGCGGCCCTCAGAAGAAGCGGCGGTTCCGTCCAAGGTGCTCTCGACTCCCTACTGAACGGCGACGTCTAA
- the FCP1 gene encoding protein serine/threonine phosphatase, which produces MTTQIRSPEGLPYPIQIDKLIPSVGSFLQEGDRLLVYKFWYLVERPSDTSDDDNDHDSSPGGGGGGSVSPPTKQLRESIEFFESPYEGDLISWNVDVGDEIATANQVICEIKRPCNHDIVYGGLCTQCGKEVSADAFDGVPLDVVGDMDLQISETEAIRTGRALKEHLRRDKKLILVVDLDQTIIHCGVDPTIAEWKNDPNNPNFETLRDVKSFTLDEELVLPLMYMTEDGSVPKPPPVRKCWYYVKVRPGLKEFFAKVAPLFEMHIYTMATRAYALQIAKIVDPTGELFGDRILSRDENGSLTTKSLAKLFPTDQSMVVVIDDRGDVWNWCPNLIKVVPYNFFVGVGDINSNFLPKQSAGMLQLGRKTRQKSQESQELITDIMDNEKQLQEKIDKEVKRQEEQLNHQLATAEEPSANESKEELTKKLEYSASLEVQQQNRPLAKLQKHLHDQKLLVDDDDELHYLMSTLSNIHNTYYQMLSQPSEPEPNLMEIIPSLKQKVFQNCYFVFSGLIPLGTDIQRSDIVIWTSTFGATSTSDLNYLTTHLITKNPGTYKARLAKKFNPDIKVVHPDWIFECLVNWKKVDEKPYTLIVDSPISDEELQSFQKQLQKRQEYLDQHQEQQHMLMPQENTNLFATGTSWLNDDDDEDIPDTASDDDDDNDHNSETDDEKDSGDIDRKRGIEDGLDEAPQKKTKAEHSQEDGPAQHEEEGENNEDSDSQLEEELMDMLDG; this is translated from the coding sequence ATGACCACGCAGATAAGGTCTCCCGAAGGCTTGCCGTATCCTATTCAGATCGATAAACTCATCCCTAGCGTAGGCtcatttcttcaagaagGGGACAGATTGCTCGTTTACAAGTTTTGGTATCTGGTCGAAAGGCCCTCTGATACCAGCGATGATGATAACGACCACGACTCTTCTCCTGGCGGCGGCGGCGGTGGTAGTGTGTCTCCGCCAACCAAACAACTACGTGAATCGATAGAGTTCTTCGAAAGCCCCTACGAGGGCGATTTGATAAGTTGGAACGTAGACGTGGGCGACGAAATAGCCACTGCTAACCAAGTTATCTGTGAAATCAAAAGACCTTGCAACCACGATATCGTATATGGTGGTCTGTGCACTCAATGTGGGAAAGAAGTCTCCGCAGATGCGTTCGACGGTGTGCCATTGGACGTCGTGGGGGACATGGACTTACAGATTAGCGAAACCGAGGCCATCAGAACAGGGAGAGCCTTAAAGGAGCATTTACGACGGGACAAGAAGTTGATCTTGGTCGTGGATTTAGATCAAACCATCATCCACTGTGGTGTAGATCCTACCATCGCAGAGTGGAAAAACGACCCTAATaatccaaattttgaaacgTTAAGGGACGTCAAGAGTTTTACTTTGGACGAGGAACTGGTATTACCACTCATGTACATGACCGAAGACGGCTCTGTACCCAAACCACCTCCAGTAAGAAAATGTTGGTACTATGTCAAAGTAAGGCCTggtttgaaagaatttttcgCCAAAGTGGCCCCTCTTTTCGAAATGCATATCTACACAATGGCCACACGGGCTTATGCCTTACAAATTGCCAAGATCGTGGACCCCACGGGTGAACTGTTCGGTGATAGAATTCTATCGCGTGACGAAAATGGGTCGCTAACCACAAAATCTTTAGCTAAACTGTTCCCTACCGACCAGTCAATGGTAGTGGTTATTGATGACAGAGGTGATGTCTGGAATTGGTGTCCGAACCTGATTAAAGTTGTCCCTTATAATTTCTTCGTTGGTGTGGGTGATATCAATTCTAATTTCTTACCCAAGCAGTCCGCTGGAATGTTGCAACTAGGAAGGAAAACGAGACAAAAGAGTCAAGAATCTCAGGAATTGATAACAGACATTATGGATAACGAAAAAcaattacaagaaaaaatagataaagAAGTCAAACgccaagaagaacaacTGAACCATCAATTGGCTACTGCAGAGGAACCTTCTGCAAATGAATCCAAGGAAGAATTGACCAAGAAACTAGAATACTCAGCATCCTTAGAAGtccaacaacaaaaccGACCCCTGGCTAAACTACAAAAACATTTGCATGACCAAAAACTACTAGtcgacgacgatgacgaaCTACACTACCTGATGAGTACATTATCAAACATTCACAATACGTACTATCAAATGTTATCACAACCAAGTGAACCAGAGCCAAACCTAATGGAAATCATACCAAGTTTAAAGCAAAaagtctttcaaaattgctattttgtcttttcagGTTTAATACCCCTAGGAACCGACATACAAAGGTCGGATATCGTGATATGGACAAGCACGTTTGGCGCGACTTCCACCTCTGATTTAAATTACCTAACAACACATTTGATCACTAAGAATCCCGGTACTTACAAGGCACGTCTGGCGAAAAAATTCAACCCAGATATCAAAGTTGTCCATCCAGATTGGATATTCGAATGTCTGGTGAACTGGAAGAAAGTGGATGAAAAGCCTTACACCTTAATCGTGGATAGCCCCATTTCTGACGAAGAATTAcaaagtttccaaaaacaATTACAAAAGAGACAAGAATATCTGGATCAGCATCAAGAACAGCAGCATATGTTAATGCCgcaagaaaatacaaattTATTCGCTACCGGTACATCGTGGCTgaacgacgacgacgacgaagatATTCCGGATACAGCCAgcgatgacgacgacgataATGACCACAACAGTGAAactgatgatgaaaaggaCTCAGGAGACATTGACAGAAAGAGAGGTATCGAGGACGGTCTTGATGAAGCACCacagaagaagaccaaGGCAGAACATTCACAGGAAGACGGTCCTGCACAACATGAAGAAGAGggagaaaataatgaagatagCGACTCACAGTTGGAGGAAGAGTTAATGGATATGCTGGATGGCTAG
- the PRM15 gene encoding phosphoribomutase PRM15, with product MSLQFPDNIPSDLKGPISLWFNQDRNPETIEEVTALCKKSDWDELHKRFDTRIQFGTAGLRSEMQAGFSRMNTLVIIQATQGLATYIKQQFPDNLVVVVGHDHRFHSKEFARATATAFLLKGFKVHYLNPDHEFVHTPLVPFAVDKLKASVGVMITASHNPKMDNGYKVYYSNGCQIIPPHDHAISDSIDMNLEPWADVWNFSEVLDKGLKQGKLMYSREEMLKLYLKEVSKTLVETNPLKFEIKAKPWFVYTPMHGVGFDIFNTIVKKTMSLVEGKDYLCVPEQQNPDPSFPTVGFPNPEEKGALDIGMRLAEEHDINLLVANDPDADRFSIAVKDTQSNRWRQLTGNEIGFLFAFFEFQRYKNMDEEFQQSHPLAMLSSTVSSQMIKRMAEVEGFLYEDTLTGFKWIGNRAITLEKEGYYVPFGFEEAIGYMFPAMEHDKDGISAAVVLLQAYCKWKIDSNLDPIDILENGFKKYGVFKEYNGYYTVPSPLVTNEIFEYIRNVYTPKDVSYPPFIGGEIEVVYYRDLTTGYQSDTPDHKPVLPVDPTSQMITLSGKPSDGNANEYIRLTLRGSGTEPKLKVYIEACANNEKRASYLAKLTWDVLKREWFRPEIMNITTNF from the coding sequence ATGTCTCTGCAATTTCCAGATAACATCCCGTCTGACCTGAAAGGTCCCATATCCTTATGGTTCAATCAAGACCGTAACCCAGAAACTATAGAAGAAGTCACTGCACTTTGCAAAAAATCCGACTGGGATGAATTACATAAGAGATTCGACACTAGAATTCAATTTGGTACTGCTGGTTTGAGATCAGAAATGCAAGCCGGGTTTAGTAGAATGAACACCTTAGTGATTATACAAGCTACCCAGGGACTGGCCACCTATATAAAACAACAGTTCCCAGACAATTTAGTAGTGGTAGTGGGACACGATCATAGATTTCATTCTAAAGAGTTTGCTAGAGCCACAGCAACTGCATTTCTTCTGAAAGGATTCAAAGTACACTACTTAAACCCTGACCACGAATTTGTTCACACACCCTTAGTTCCCTTTGCAGTAGATAAGTTGAAGGCCTCTGTCGGTGTAATGATAACAGCGAGCCATAATCCAAAGATGGATAATGGATACAAAGTATACTATTCAAATGGGTGTCAAATTATTCCGCCACATGATCATGCCATTTCTGATTCCATTGACATGAATTTAGAGCCATGGGCCGATGTCTGGAATTTTTCTGAAGTTTTGGACAAGGGCCTCAAACAGGGGAAATTGATGTATTCTAGAGAAGAAATGTTGAAGTTATATTTAAAAGAAGTATCTAAAACCTTAGTGGAGACCAACCCACTAAAGTTTGAAATAAAGGCTAAACCATGGTTTGTGTACACTCCAATGCATGGTGTTGGCTTTGACATTTTCAATACCATCGTGAAAAAGACAATGTCACTAGTGGAAGGTAAAGATTACCTATGTGTTCCTGAGCAACAAAACCCAGATCCTTCTTTCCCGACTGTTGGGTTTCCTAAtcctgaagaaaaaggtgCCTTGGATATCGGTATGCGGTTAGCAGAAGAACATGACATTAATTTACTAGTTGCCAACGATCCTGATGCTGATAGATTTTCTATTGCCGTCAAAGACACACAGTCAAATAGATGGCGGCAACTAACAGGTAATGAAATTGGTTTCttatttgcattttttgaatttcaaagatatAAGAACAtggatgaagaatttcaacaaagCCATCCATTAGCTATGTTAAGTTCAACAGTGTCTTCACAAATGATCAAAAGAATGGCAGAAGTGGAAGGCTTCCTTTACGAAGATACACTAACTGGATTCAAGTGGATCGGAAACCGTGCAATcactttggaaaaggaagggTATTATGTTCCGTTTGGTTTCGAAGAAGCGATAGGTTACATGTTTCCAGCAATGGAGCATGATAAAGATGGTATTAGCgctgctgttgttcttttgcAAGCTTATTGTAAATGGAAAATCGATTCTAACCTAGACCCTATAGATATCTTGGAAAATGGATTTAAAAAGTATGGCGTATTTAAAGAGTACAATGGCTATTATACTGTTCCAAGCCCACTTGTTAcaaatgaaatatttgaatacATTAGAAACGTCTATACCCCAAAAGACGTATCATATCCTCCATTTATCGGTGGAGAAATCGAAGTAGTTTACTATCGAGATTTAACTACTGGATATCAATCTGATACTCCCGACCATAAACCTGTTCTGCCAGTGGATCCAACATCTCAAATGATAACATTATCTGGAAAGCCAAGTGACGGAAATGCTAATGAGTACATTCGTCTCACTCTTCGTGGGTCAGGGACGGAACCAAAGCTTAAAGTCTACATCGAAGCCTGTGCGAATAACGAAAAGAGGGCTTCTTACTTGGCGAAATTAACATGGGATGTATTGAAACGTGAGTGGTTTAGACCGGAAATAATGAATATAACCACTAATTTTTGA
- the ATR2 gene encoding Atr2p, protein MRPVFKEKMSVQSTGSPVIDKISTKAEDKVVVSTEDEDVTTVASSNNSIQAPNDSPWQDPTYFSSFGRELMFIVTCMLAQLLNQAGQTHALTIMNVLSKSFDSESDKQAWLMASFPLVAGSFILISGRLGDIYGLKKMLMIGYVTIIVWSLICGLSKYSNNDAFFITCRAFQGLGIAFILPNVMGLVGHVYKVGSTRKNLVISFIGACAPAGGMFGGLFGGLIVNEDPEQWPWVFYAFAIAFFLNSILAWYSIPNNIPTNVHGFSMDWTGSVLAVIGLILFNFVWNQAPTAGWGTAYIIALLIVSVIFLVAFFVYEVNYAKVPLLPHAVTKNRHMIMILLAVFLGWGSFGIWTFYYMSFQLNLRHYSPVWTGGTYFVFVIFGTIAAFMVALTIKRVGPAFLLCFALVAFDVGSIMFSVLPVKQSFWKLNFGMQAILCFGMDLSFPASSIILSDGLPMEYQGMAGSLVNTVINYSASLCLGMGATVEHQINKNGKDLLKGYRGAIYLGVGLASLGVLISFTYMMETFWNNRRDRQKDSVISEMS, encoded by the coding sequence ATGCGTCCAGTCTTCAAAGAGAAGATGAGCGTACAGAGTACGGGTTCGCCGGTAATTGACAAAATCTCGACGAAAGCAGAGGACAAAGTAGTAGTTTCCACAGAGGATGAAGACGTGACAACAGTTGCTTCCTCGAACAATTCAATTCAAGCACCCAATGACTCGCCATGGCAAGATCCAACATATTTCAGTTCTTTTGGGAGGGAACTAATGTTTATAGTCACATGTATGTTAGCGCAATTGCTGAATCAAGCAGGCCAGACGCATGCCCTTACCATAATGAATGTTCTGTCAAAGTCCTTCGATTCAGAGTCGGACAAGCAGGCCTGGTTAATGGCATCGTTCCCCTTGGTTGCTGGATCTTTTATCCTTATAAGTGGGAGGCTAGGTGATATTTATGGactaaagaaaatgctAATGATCGGTTACGTTACCATAATCGTTTGGTCACTAATCTGTGGCCTTTCTAAATATTCCAATAACGAtgcatttttcattacATGTCGTGCGTTTCAAGGGCTGGGGATCGCCTTCATCTTACCAAACGTTATGGGACTGGTTGGTCACGTTTATAAAGTTGGTTCAACGAGAAAAAACCTAGTTATTAGTTTCATTGGTGCATGTGCCCCCGCAGGCGGTATGTTTGGTGGATTGTTCGGAGGATTGATTGTTAATGAAGACCCTGAACAGTGGCCTTGGGTGTTTTATGCCTTCGCGattgcattttttcttaattcGATTTTAGCTTGGTATTCTATTCCAAACAATATACCAACAAACGTTCATGGATTTTCGATGGATTGGACTGGCTCTGTTCTTGCTGTTATTGGATTGATCCTGTTCAACTTTGTTTGGAATCAAGCTCCAACAGCAGGTTGGGGTACAGCTTATATTATTGCTCTTTTAATAGTCTCGGTAATCTTTCTCGttgctttctttgtctaCGAGGTCAATTACGCTAAAGTTCCTCTACTACCACATGCAGTTACTAAAAACCGCCATATGATTATGATTTTATTGGCCGTATTTTTGGGATGGGGGTCATTTGGTATTTGGACATTCTATTACATGTCTTTCCAACTCAACTTGAGGCATTACAGTCCTGTATGGACTGGTGGTAcgtattttgttttcgtgATCTTCGGTACGATCGCTGCATTTATGGTTGCCCTAACCATCAAGAGAGTAGGACCTGCCTTTTTGTTATGTTTTGCTTTGGTGGCATTTGACGTTGGTTCAATAATGTTTAGTGTGCTGCCGGTAAAACAAAGCTTCTGGAAATTGAACTTTGGAATGCAGGCTATCTTATGCTTTGGTATGGACTTGTCATTCCCTGCTTCATCGATTATATTAAGTGATGGGCTCCCAATGGAGTACCAAGGTATGGCTGGATCGTTAGTGAACACGGTTATTAATTATTCAGCGTCCCTCTGCTTAGGTATGGGAGCTACCGTAGAACATCAGATCAATAAAAACGGCAAGGATTTGTTGAAAGGTTACCGAGGTGCTATATATCTAGGCGTTGGGCTAGCTTCCTTGGGCGTTTTGATTAGCTTCACTTACATGATGGAAACATTTTGGAATAATCGCAGAGATCGCCAAAAGGATAGCGTTATATCGGAAATGAGTTGa
- the CAT8 gene encoding DNA-binding transcription factor CAT8, which yields MANSSDRQGLEPRIIRTLGSQTLGGPNAPHKSSNTEANPTFSENSNEALIKTTSPTPLSTPIYRIAQACDRCRSKKTRCDGKRPQCSQCAAVGFECRISDKLLRKAYPKGYTESLEERVRELEAENKRLLAICDIKEQQINLVSQSRPPTSLDNTVNDNFKQELKDAPLNLSSANIYLLNQTANKQLQNGKVDNNRSDSTMGLLATSPPLSHKDHVCDGVSCTNNLHAKPTSTSLNDPTVISFEQNEAPGLPAVKALKSMTTHQRSTQLATLVSLSIPRSTEEILFIPQLLTRIRQIFGFNSKQCLYTVSLLSSLKNWLPAPKLLLSSTSTKLKENDDSAFLNTFETTSLAEFDDLKEFLISLKFDINSFSNQQPGTLNGNPNNDLLSLNEIKELLHLFFKFWSNQVPILNNDHFLLYFNNFVEVIKDLPLEIKKANSGTNTHATTNHQIFALKLIVMLQMGLLIKIKKEKIKDTVPRNPNAKFAKLLVYYHEISSIIPKNPYFLNMSTTSLPSLQLLSLTSFYFLNVGDIPAIYGLRGRIVSMSQQLRLHRCPSAVLSVHSNPVLQKFEQSERRLLFWAVYYIDVFASLQLGVPRLLKDFDIECALPISDVEFEDQLASENEKTKNKTKKIQLQGQVSSFSLQIIRFAKILGNILDSIFKRGMMDERVTSEIALVHENALDNWRNQLPEMYYFQITVNGTVNLDDIRANNSRNTETKFDRKDIICFEKNVLLLFYFLAKSMIHLPVIATKPLPKNVDNSTKKKHSMFNNDNKSINSQDHSVVDVDMTSPAIRTSSSYIILQQATNATLTLFQSINSTYLPLPLNVSRTLIRFSLLCARGSLEYTKGGALFLDNKNLLLDTIKDIENDRLLGLPGVASWHTLKLFDMTINLLLKAPNVKVERLDKFLEKKLNYYNRLMGLPPTTTTSSEPLFCSQSKNSPDSGSRNSIVKRENPENEYLYGDDTDMDKPSTENAHNVNKRLKHEKVISQTIGDDNMSKNQTVSKFQQDSKKNMSTSNLFPFSFSNTDLTALFTNPEGLNFADTNDYDRNDGSKTSMDAVDTNIGNLSFLNMAPFLQAGNANQNVDDNKVADKNAIFSLPSNLDLMKDSLDSKLEISSSTTKQNSEFLDNDQLPPTGRDVSMEKSNPIFNNKSNYSLTKLMRLLNNDNSFSNISINNFLYQNESSRNDPANKAATKVSSNFNPASTASNTSRSSITGNKKNGMDNCDINDFGNFNNFMTNVNYSGVDYDYIVDASLGLAPLLVDTPDISNTNTTSTTSNRSKNSIILDPTFNDDPDRLRSNAREVLNPTDSILSQGIMSSISPRTTSNQRSLSSGNYSKSNGNSRKNSKNAKSDQSDTPSTLFKMKRTSSSSSTSHRGPRRPPKHRYGTDQSKSPSDVGPSADTLPDLFQWQNAR from the coding sequence ATGGCAAATAGTTCTGATCGGCAGGGCTTGGAGCCCAGGATTATTAGAACTCTGGGTTCACAAACGCTAGGTGGCCCTAATGCTCCTCATAAATCCTCAAATACAGAGGCAAATCCTACGTTTTCCgaaaattcaaatgaaGCGTTGATCAAGACAACTTCCCCGACCCCTTTATCCACACCTATTTATAGGATAGCCCAAGCTTGTGATAGGTGTCGATCTAAAAAGACAAGATGTGACGGAAAAAGGCCACAGTGTTCACAATGTGCTGCTGTCGGGTTTGAATGCAGAATAAGCGACAAACTGCTAAGGAAGGCATATCCAAAAGGATATACAGAAAGTCTAGAAGAAAGAGTGCGTGAACTAGAGGCAGAAAATAAGAGATTGTTAGCAATATGTGATATCAAAGAACAGCAAATAAACCTCGTTTCACAGTCACGGCCACCAACATCTTTGGATAATACTGTTAACGATAATTTTAAGCAAGAGTTGAAAGACGCGCCATTGAATTTGTCTTCTGCAAACATTTATCTATTAAACCAGACTGCTAATAAGCAACTCCAAAATGGTAAAGTTGACAATAATCGTAGTGATTCGACTATGGGTTTACTGGCAACGTCTCCTCCACTGTCACATAAAGACCATGTTTGTGATGGTGTTTCATGTACAAACAATCTGCATGCTAAGCCTACTTCCACGAGTTTGAACGATCCAACCGTCATTTCATTCGAACAGAATGAAGCTCCAGGCCTCCCCGCTGTAAAGGCTTTAAAATCTATGACAACTCACCAACGTAGCACTCAGTTGGCAActttggtttctttatcCATTCCAAGATCAACTGAAGAGATTTTATTCATTCCCCAACTCCTAACCAGAATCAGGCAAATCTTTGGCTTCAACTCAAAGCAATGCCTATATACGGTATCGTTGTTGTCTTCATTAAAGAATTGGTTGCCAGCGCCAAAACTTTTGTTGTCCtcaacttcaacaaaactaaaagaaaacgatgatTCAGCATTTTTGAATACCTTCGAAACAACAAGTCTTGCTGAGTTTGATGATTTAAAGGAGTTTTTAATCTCTTTGAAGTTTGACATtaattcattttcaaaccaACAACCAGGAACACTGAATGGCAATCCCAATAATGACTTACTTTCGTTGAACGAGATCAAAGAGCTTCTacatttgtttttcaagttttggTCAAACCAAGTACCAATTTTAAACAATGACCATTTCCTATTatatttcaataattttgttgaagttaTCAAAGATTTACCTTtggaaattaaaaaagctAATAGCGGCACTAACACTCACGCAACCACCAACCATCAAATATTTGCCTTGAAGCTCATAGTAATGTTACAAATGGGGTTGCTAATTAAGAttaaaaaagagaaaataaaagatacCGTGCCAAGGAATCCGAATGCAAAGTTTGCCAAATTATTAGTGTATTATCATGAGATCTCCTCAATCATTCCGAAAAATCCGTACTTCTTAAACATGTCCACAACTTCCCTTCCATCTTTACAATTGTTATCCTTGACGTCGTTTTATTTCCTAAACGTTGGTGATATTCCGGCAATTTACGGATTGAGAGGCCGTATAGTTTCTATGTCACAACAATTAAGGCTCCACAGGTGTCCCAGTGCAGTATTAAGTGTACATTCTAATCCAGTTCTACAAAAATTTGAACAAAGTGAAAGAAGATTACTATTTTGGGCGGTTTATTATATTGACGTTTTTGCATCTTTACAATTGGGTGTTCCTCGTTTACTTAAGgattttgatattgaatGTGCGTTACCAATATCTGATGTTGAATTTGAGGACCAGTTAGCCTcggaaaatgaaaaaacaaagaacaaaactaAGAAGATTCAATTGCAAGGTCAGGTTTCGAGTTTTTCGTTGCAGATAATTAGATTTGCTAAAATTTTGGGGAACATTCTGGATTCAATCTTTAAGAGGGGTATGATGGATGAACGCGTCACCTCTGAAATAGCATTAGTACACGAAAATGCACTGGATAATTGGAGAAATCAATTACCTGAAATGTATTATTTCCAAATAACCGTAAATGGAACTGTGAATTTAGACGATATAAGAGCAAACAACTCAAGAAACACCGAAACAAAATTTGACAGGAAGGACATAATTTGTTTTGAGAAAAacgtattattattgttttatttcttaGCGAAATCCATGATTCATTTGCCTGTTATCGCAACTAAGCCTTTGCCCAAAAATGTTGACAACTCAACCAAAAAGAAGCACTCGATGttcaataatgataataaaagtATTAATAGCCAAGATCACTCAGTAGTGGATGTCGATATGACATCCCCTGCCATAAGaacatcatcttcataCATCATTTTGCAACAAGCGACAAATGCGACGCTTACACTTTTCCAATCCATTAATTCAACTTACTTACCGCTACCTTTGAACGTTTCGAGAACTTTGATTAGATTCTCGTTATTATGTGCTAGAGGATCTTTAGAATATACTAAAGGTGGCGCGTTATTTTTGGATAACAAGAACCTCCTTTTGGATACTATTAAAgacattgaaaatgacAGGCTTCTTGGTTTGCCCGGAGTCGCCTCTTGGCATACACTGAAGTTGTTTGACATGACCATCAATTTACTTCTAAAAGCACCTAATGTAAAAGTGGAAAGATTAGATAAGTTtctggaaaagaaactaaattACTATAATAGATTGATGGGACTGCCGCCAACTACAACTACATCGTCGGAACCACTTTTCTGCTCTCAATCTAAGAATAGTCCAGATAGTGGATCAAGAAACTCTATCgtgaaaagagaaaatccTGAAAATGAGTATCTCTATGGGGATGACACAGACATGGATAAGCCATCAACGGAGAATGCACACAACGTGAACAAGAGGCTAAAGCATGAAAAAGTTATTAGCCAAACCATAGGTGATGATAATATGTCTAAAAACCAAACCGTATCAAAGTTTCAGCAGGAtagcaagaaaaatatgtCTACTAGCAatttgtttcctttttcatttagtAATACCGACCTTACTGCATTGTTTACAAATCCCGAGGGGTTGAATTTTGCGGACACTAATGATTATGACAGAAATGATGGTAGTAAAACTTCTATGGATGCGGTAGATACCAATATTGGAAACTTgagttttttgaatatggCTCCGTTTTTACAAGCAGGCAACGCAAACCAAAACGTAGATGATAACAAGGTCGCGGACAAAAATGCAATATTTAGCCTTCCAAGTAACTTGGATCTAATGAAAGATAGCTTGGACTCTAAACTAGAAATTTCAAGTTCCACTACTAAACAAAATTCTGAGTTTCTAGACAATGATCAGCTACCACCGACAGGTAGAGATGTTAGTATGGAAAAGAGCAATCCGATTTTCAATAACAAAAGCAATTATAGTCTGACAAAGTTGATGAGACTGCTAAACAATGataattccttttccaatatTAGTATCAACAactttctttatcaaaatgAGTCTTCAAGGAATGATCCAGCTAACAAAGCAGCCACCAAAGTTAGTTCAAACTTCAACCCAGCTTCTACTGCTAGCAATACGAGTCGAAGCAGTATCAcaggaaacaaaaaaaatggcatGGATAATTGTGATATCAACGATTTTGGCAacttcaataatttcatGACAAATGTTAATTATTCTGGGGTGGACTATGATTACATAGTAGACGCATCACTTGGGCTGGCTCCTTTACTAGTGGATACGCCGgatatttcaaatactAACACAACATCTACAACATCAAATCGGAGTAAAAACAGCATAATATTGGATCCAACGTTTAATGATGACCCGGATCGATTGCGTTCAAATGCCAGGGAAGTATTGAACCCCACAGATTCAATTTTAAGCCAAGGAATTATGTCTTCAATAAGCCCCAGAACCACCAGCAACCAGAGATCCCTATCATCTGGTaattattcaaaaagcaATGGTAATTCTCggaagaattcaaagaatgcGAAGAGTGACCAATCAGATACACCTTCCAcgcttttcaaaatgaaaagaacgTCGTCAAGCTCTTCCACATCCCACCGTGGCCCAAGACGCCCTCCGAAGCATCGTTACGGTACAGATCAATCAAAAAGTCCCAGTGACGTAGGTCCCAGTGCGGATACTCTACCAGACTTATTCCAATGGCAAAACGCCAGGTAG